The Micromonospora siamensis genome contains the following window.
GGGATCCAGCCGGCCGCTCAACGGCCGGACATGATCTCCCGCATCAGCTTGGCGGTCTCGGTCGGCGTCTTGCCGACCTTGACGCCGACCGCCTCCAGCGCCTCCTTCTTGGCGTCCGCGGTGCCCGCCGAGCCGGAGATGATGGCGCCGGCGTGACCCATGGTCTTGCCGGGCGGGGCGGTGAAGCCGGCGATGTAGCCGACCACCGGCTTGGTGACGTTCGCCTTGATGAACTCGGCGGCCCGCTCCTCGGCGTCGCCGCCGATCTCGCCGATCATCACGATCGCGTCGGTCTCCGGGTCGGCCTCGAACGCGGCCAGGGCGTCGATGTGGGTGGTCCCGATGATCGGGTCACCGCCGATGCCGACGCAGGTGGAGAAGCCGATGTCGCGCAGCTCGTACATCATCTGGTAGGTCAGCGTGCCGCTCTTGCTGACCAGGCCGATCCGGCCGGAGCCGGTGATGTCGGCCGGGATGATGCCGGCGTTGGACGCGCCCGGCGAGGCGATGCCCGGGCAGTTCGGGCCGATGATCCGGGTCTGCTCACCCTTGGCCACGTTGTACGCCCAGAACGCGGCGGTGTCGTGCACCGGCACGCCCTCGGTGATCACCACGGCCAGGTCGATGCCGGCGTCGATCGCCTCGACCACCGCGCCCTTGGTGAACTGCGGCGGCACGAAGATGACCGTGACGTCCGCCCCGGTCTCCTTCATCGCGTCCGCGACGGAGGCGAAGACCGGCAGCTCGGTGCCGTCGAAGTCGACCGTGGTGCCGGCCTTGCGCGGGTTCACGCCGCCGACCACGTTGGTGCCCGCGGCGAGCATCCGCCGGGTGTGCTTGGACCCCTCGGAGCCGGTCATGCCCTGCACGATGACCTTGGAGTCCTTGGTCAGCCAGATAGCCATTGTCAGACCCCCGCAGCTGCCAGCTCGGCGGCCCGCTCGGCCGCGCCGTCCATGGTGTCGACCCGCTGGATGAGCGGGTTGTTCGCGTCGTCGAGGATCGCCCGGCCGGCCTCGGCGTTGTTGCCGTCGAGGCGGACGACGAGCGGCTTGGTGACCTCCTCGCCGCGCTGCTTGAGCAGGTCGAGCGCCTGCACGATGCCGTTGGCGACGGCGTCGCAGGCGGTGATCCCACCGAAGACGTTGACGAAGACGCTCTTCACCGCCGGGTCGGAGAGGACGATCTCCAGGCCGTTGGCCATGACCGCGGCGCTCGCGCCGCCGCCGATGTCGAGGAAGTTGGCCGGCTTGACGCCGCCGTGCCGCTCGCCCGCGTACGCGACCACGTCGAGGGTCGACATGACCAGACCCGCGCCGTTGCCGATGATGCCGACCTCGCCGTCGAGCTTGACGTAGTTGAGGTCCTTCTCCTTGGCGGCCTGCTCGAGCGGGTCCACCGACGCCTGGTCGACCAGGGCCTCGTGGTCCGGGTGCCGGAAGCCGGCGTTCTCGTCCAGGGTGATCTTGGCGTCGAGCAGCAGCACCTTGCCGTCGCCCGTCTTGGCCAGCGGGTTCACCTCGACCAGCGTGGCGTCCTCGGCGACGAAGGCCTTCCACAGGCCCACCGCGACCTCGACGACCTGGTCGGCGACCTCGGCCGGGAAGCCGGCGGCGGTCACGATCTCGCGGGCCTTCGCCTCGTCCACGCCCTTGACGGCGTCGATCGGGGCCTTGACCACCTTGTCGGGGGTCTCCGCGGCGACCTGCTCGATGTCCATGCCGCCGGCGACGCTGGCGATGCAGAGGAAGGTGCGGTTCGCCCGGTCGAGCAGGTACGAGAAGTAGTACTCCTCGGCCACGTCCGCGGTCACGGTGATCATGACCTTGTGGACGGTGTGACCCTTGATGTCCATGCCGAGGATGTCGGTGGACCGGGCCACCGTCTCCTCCGCGCCCTCGGCCAGCTTGACGCCGCCGGCCTTACCGCGGCCACCGACCTTCACCTGCGCCTTGACGACCACTCGACCGCCGAGGCGTTCGGCGATCGCGCGGGCCTCCTCCGGGGTAGTGGCGACGCCGCCGGCGAGCACGGGCAAACCGTGCCGCTCGAACAGGTCCCGCCCCTGGTACTCGTACAGGTCCACGATTGCGCGTCCCGTCCCGTCTCCGCGGCGCGCCGTCGCGCCGCCACCAGCGTTGGAAATCAGTTTGACGCCTGTCATCAGATGAGACAGGCCATTTGCCGCAGCCTAACGAGATGGGAACCGGCGGCAACCGAGCGGGTGTGGGGTGTGCGGTAATGCACAGCCGCCGGGCCATCGGGTCAGTCGATCGGAGCGCGGCCGCGGGCGTACCGGCGCAGGGCCGCCACCACCTCCGGCGTCGACCGGTCGGTGTGGCGCAGTCGGGCGGTGAACCCGGGGTGCGGCACCCGGCCCCGCCCGGCCGGACCGGGCGCGTACGCGTCCAGCCAGGCGAGCAGCCCCAACCGGCGGAACAGGCCGCGGTCCCGCGGCTCGACGCAGAGCACCCGCTCGCCGCCGTACCACCGTTGGTGCACCAGGGCGACGTCCGACCAGGGCAGATGGACCACCTGCCCGCGGAACGCGCGGGCCCGGACCCAGAGGCCATCCGGCCCGGCGGCCAGGGTGGGGGTGTTCGGGTTGGACAGCCAGAACAGCAGCGCCAGCAGCAGACACCAGCCGACGGCCGGGACGGCGAGCGCGGCGACCGGCCCACCCACCACCACACCGGTCACGGCGAGCCCGAGGGGCGGTGCGGCCAGCAGGGCGGCGCCCCGGAGTGCCCGGCGACGCACGTCCGGCCACACCACGAAGGGCTGACCCTCCGGGATCCGTCGGGCGACCGGGACAGGCGAGGGCGGGCTGATCACGACGGCCTCCGGCTACGGAACGGGTGGCACCGGCATCCGCAGGATAGAACCGTACGTCAATGGCCGGTGACCCCTTGTCACCGAGCCGGGTCCGGGCCGCCGCCGCCCCGACCGCAGAAGAGGGCCAGCCGGCCACCGCTCCGGGCGTCAGGAAGGGTGCCTTCCCTGCGCGCGGGCACCACCCGTTCGGGGGACGGCCGAAGAGTTCCGGAGGGGGCGCGTAACCCCCGCTGGGGGACGTCGTTGAGTGTGATGTCGGAGCGCTGATGCAGCGCGAGGACGGGAGCGGCCGATGCCCTGTCGGTCGAGGGGTGGCGGCGGGGCATCGTGCATAGAAGGGCCGGGCGTGTGAGGGGTGCGTCCGGCCCTTCCCCCTGTCCGGAAACCGGCGGTCGCCGCCGGCTCAGCCGCGCCGGGTTCCGGCGGGCTCAGCCGCGGCGGGGCCGACGGTCAGGCGACGGCCTGCGCGACGTTCGCCCGGACCCACTCGACGATCGACTGGGTGGTGGCGCCCGGCGTGAAGATCTTGGCGACGCCGAGCTGCTGGAGCTCGGGGATGTCGGCCTCGGGGATGATGCCCCCGCCGAAGACCACGATGTCCCGCGCGTCGCGCTCACCGAGCAGTTCGAGCACCCGGCGGAAGAGCGTCATGTGCGCCCCGGAGAGGACGGACAGGCCGACCGCGTCGGCGTCCTCCTGGATCGCGGTCTCCACGATCTGCTCCGGGGTCTGGTGCAGGCCGGTGTAGATGACCTCCATGCCGGCGTCACGCAGGGCGCGCGCGACCACCTTGGCGCCCCGGTCGTGGCCGTCCAGGCCCGGCTTCGCGACGACGACCCGGATACGAGAGCTCATCAGCGCACTACCTTTCACGGGCTCCGCGACTCTTCACCTGAACGAACGGTAACCCGCCGCGTCCGGGCCGGGAAATCGGGGCTGCGTCACTACCGTGACTTCGTTCCGCCGCGAAGCCGGACACCTCCGCCGTTCGGTCACTCTGCGCGACGAACGGGCAGTATCGGGGACGGCCATCTGGAGGGCCAAGCTATGACAATGTCGTACGGAAATGGACAGAAAGAAACGCCGGTTCGGCGCTTCCGCTTGTGACCAGGGCAGGGGTTGGCTAACGTGTCCACGGTTGTCATCAGGTCCACGGACGGGTGACGACGCGGCCCCGGACGTTCGGCAGAACTTCACCGAACGGTCGGACGTCGCATCGGATCCCCGACAACGGAGGGTGTGCGTGCGCCAGCGCCTGTCGTCTGAGCCCGATAGATATCGCGGTCGCCGCCGCGTACCCACCCCACCGCGGAGCCGCTACGCCGCCGTCGTCACCACCGCCTTCGTCGGCGCCGGTGTCGTCGCGCTGGGCGCCGGCGCCCTGCCCGACGCCAAGAGCGTCAGCCCGTCGGTCCTCGACGAGCTCAAGCAGGCCTCGATCACCAGCCAGGATGTCGCCGACCGCGCCGACTCCGCCGACCGGGCCGACCGTTCCTCGCGGGACAGCGAGGCCAGCCGGGACGAGGTCTGGCTCCTCCCGCTCCAGGGCTACGACTTCAACTCGCCCTACGGCATGCGCTGGGGCAAGCTGCACACCGGCATCGACCTGGTCGCCCCGGAGGGCACCCCGTTCGTCGCCATCCACGAGGGCAAGGTCACCAAGGCCGGCTGGTTCGGCGGCTACGGCTACGCGGTGATCGTCCA
Protein-coding sequences here:
- the sucD gene encoding succinate--CoA ligase subunit alpha yields the protein MAIWLTKDSKVIVQGMTGSEGSKHTRRMLAAGTNVVGGVNPRKAGTTVDFDGTELPVFASVADAMKETGADVTVIFVPPQFTKGAVVEAIDAGIDLAVVITEGVPVHDTAAFWAYNVAKGEQTRIIGPNCPGIASPGASNAGIIPADITGSGRIGLVSKSGTLTYQMMYELRDIGFSTCVGIGGDPIIGTTHIDALAAFEADPETDAIVMIGEIGGDAEERAAEFIKANVTKPVVGYIAGFTAPPGKTMGHAGAIISGSAGTADAKKEALEAVGVKVGKTPTETAKLMREIMSGR
- the sucC gene encoding ADP-forming succinate--CoA ligase subunit beta, yielding MDLYEYQGRDLFERHGLPVLAGGVATTPEEARAIAERLGGRVVVKAQVKVGGRGKAGGVKLAEGAEETVARSTDILGMDIKGHTVHKVMITVTADVAEEYYFSYLLDRANRTFLCIASVAGGMDIEQVAAETPDKVVKAPIDAVKGVDEAKAREIVTAAGFPAEVADQVVEVAVGLWKAFVAEDATLVEVNPLAKTGDGKVLLLDAKITLDENAGFRHPDHEALVDQASVDPLEQAAKEKDLNYVKLDGEVGIIGNGAGLVMSTLDVVAYAGERHGGVKPANFLDIGGGASAAVMANGLEIVLSDPAVKSVFVNVFGGITACDAVANGIVQALDLLKQRGEEVTKPLVVRLDGNNAEAGRAILDDANNPLIQRVDTMDGAAERAAELAAAGV
- a CDS encoding cobalamin B12-binding domain-containing protein, with the translated sequence MSSRIRVVVAKPGLDGHDRGAKVVARALRDAGMEVIYTGLHQTPEQIVETAIQEDADAVGLSVLSGAHMTLFRRVLELLGERDARDIVVFGGGIIPEADIPELQQLGVAKIFTPGATTQSIVEWVRANVAQAVA
- a CDS encoding M23 family metallopeptidase, with translation MRQRLSSEPDRYRGRRRVPTPPRSRYAAVVTTAFVGAGVVALGAGALPDAKSVSPSVLDELKQASITSQDVADRADSADRADRSSRDSEASRDEVWLLPLQGYDFNSPYGMRWGKLHTGIDLVAPEGTPFVAIHEGKVTKAGWFGGYGYAVIVQHADGSEAIYGHASQVSVREGQQVKAGDQLGLVGNTGHSYGSHLHLEVHVKGQPLDPVPWLAERGVDIKLQVEAIYSEVAAS